A single Ignavibacteriales bacterium DNA region contains:
- a CDS encoding ABC transporter ATP-binding protein, whose product MISIEHIRKMYKIGDVEVHALRDVSLTISKNEYVAIMGPSGSGKSTLMNMLGCLDTPTGGKYDFKGKNVSLMSDNELAEIRNREIGFVFQTFNLLPRSDALHNVELPLIYAGVGSAERKERARQALVDVGLADRIHHKPNELSGGQRQRVAIARALVTNPAIILADEPTGNLDSKTGDEIMYLFSQIHDSGNTIILVTHEEFVAQHAARIIRLKDGYISSDEFVEARTVPKLKNEQTMQDS is encoded by the coding sequence ATTATCAGTATCGAACATATCCGAAAGATGTATAAGATTGGCGACGTGGAAGTACATGCCTTGAGGGATGTTTCGCTGACCATCAGCAAAAATGAATATGTTGCAATAATGGGGCCATCAGGTTCAGGTAAATCTACCTTAATGAATATGCTAGGCTGTCTGGATACTCCGACTGGCGGCAAATATGATTTCAAGGGTAAAAATGTAAGCCTGATGAGCGATAACGAACTTGCTGAAATACGAAACCGCGAGATCGGATTCGTTTTTCAGACCTTTAATCTGCTTCCGAGATCAGATGCTCTTCACAATGTTGAATTACCACTGATTTATGCGGGTGTAGGAAGTGCTGAGAGGAAAGAGAGAGCACGGCAGGCACTTGTTGATGTTGGTCTGGCTGACCGTATTCATCATAAGCCAAATGAACTCTCCGGAGGACAGAGACAGCGCGTTGCTATAGCAAGAGCGCTGGTTACTAATCCCGCAATTATTCTTGCCGATGAACCGACAGGAAATCTTGACTCAAAAACCGGTGATGAGATTATGTATCTGTTTTCACAGATTCATGATTCAGGAAATACAATCATTCTTGTAACTCACGAAGAGTTTGTTGCACAGCATGCTGCCAGAATTATCCGCCTGAAAGACGGATATATCTCCAGCGATGAGTTTGTTGAAGCTCGAACTGTGCCCAAACTGAAAAACGAACAAACCATGCAAGATAGCTGA